From the Caloenas nicobarica isolate bCalNic1 chromosome 2, bCalNic1.hap1, whole genome shotgun sequence genome, the window ACTTCTAGCAGTCTGCCTTAATTTGTTTCTGTCAAATgaagagcaaatattttatcgcaagtttgttgttttggtttttttttcccctaaaaaaaCCAAGCACACCAACACTGAGGGTTACAGAGGTGGCTATTTTTAGAAAGTCTACTCTTTACACACTTAATCAAGACCATCATACTTTActtgctttcctccagccaTTGCTAAAGCCATCCACAGTCTTCAAAATCCGAGTGTTATGAAGTGGAAATGCCAGTGCAGGAAAGCACTCTGATACGACTGAGTCTTGATGACAGGCTTAATCCCAAGCTCAGTGGAAACTCAGTTGTGCTCCTTCTTCTCCCTGAGGTAGTTGAAGAGGACATCCAGTCCTCCCTCGACGACCTCGGGCAGGGGCCGGGACAAGGGGTTGTGGGCGATGTGGAGGCCTTTGTCCATCGGGTTCCATGCGATGCGCGGCAGCCGACGCAGCAGGTACAGGTCATCCGGGAGAGTCTGGATGGCATTGTAATCCACGTTTAGTAACTCCAGAGTGGTGATGAAGCAGAGGGACCGTGGCAGGGTGCGTATGTTGTTATTTTCTACAATAAAGATTTGTAGATTGACCAGGTACTGGACACTCTCTGCAATGTTTTCAAGCCTGTTGGACCCTAGGTGCAGGAAATCTAAACTCCTCAGCGCAAAAATGCAGAGGGGAATTTGCACAAAGCAGTTGTTACTGAGGTTCAGTTTTCTCAAACTCGTCAGGTCGGTGAAGCTCAAGGGCAGTTGAGAGATGCAGTTGTGAGAGAGGCTCAAAACCTCCAGCTTCCTGCACAAGCTGAGCTCTGACGGCACTTCTTTCAGGCAATTCATGTTAGCAAATAAGACCTTCAGGTTCCTCAGCAGCCCAATCTCTTTAGGTAGACACTTGAGGCAGTTGCCACCCAAGTTCAGCACTACCAGCCTGTCCAGTTtccccagagaaggaggaatCATCACCAGCTGGTTGCGTGAAAGGTTCAGTTTCTGCACCTCGGGCAGTCCCCACAAGAAGTCAGGCGTGCTGGTCATCCCTTTCATTATGAGGCTCAAACTGACATAACGCAATCCCCGTTTCAGCAGTGACTTGGGCTCCTTCCCTGAGAGAAGTGCATCTTCCCACGCAGGCAACTTTGGAcctttcctcaaaaaaaccatGCTGCTTCGCGCCTCGTTCTTTGAGTGCTCAGTTCCCATAACACCCGTAACCCTCCTGAGAGATGAAGTGaggttttcttcccttgcaAGTTCTACGCCAACATGCAAATGGCAACAGAGGATGACAGCTTGCAGGAGGCAGGAAAGTCAAAGCAAGGAGACAAGGAGGAGCCTGTGAAATGCATCTCAGTCCACCAGGGCTGTTTCCATAGCTGCTGAGGGAAAGTTTCACTTTTGGGGGCTTATGTTGGTCTTGGTGCACAGTCTGTAATGAAATACTTGCTCCTGACTTGTGAGCAAACCTGTTCAATTCAAACTGAATGCCACCGGGCAGCTGTCACTGTCATTTGGCCTGGGCTTTATTGGACAGATATGTGTCTTCACTGCAAAAAGGTCACAAGGATGCTGTATATAACTTCACCATGTCAGCTTTCTTGGCTATCTGGTACATACCATGGCTGCAGGACAATTAACGGGATgacttcaaaaacaaacaagcaagctatagaagaaaacaagcaaacaagccATCATTTCAATTCAAATTTAAAGGACATTATcacaatgatttttattttgttcttcctgATTTCACTAAAATAGTTACCAGTCCATCCAAAAACTTTGCATGCTGGAAAATGCCAGTAAAGACTTTTCATGCgagtcctttttttctgtttatttaaaaaaaaaaaacaccaacccaACACTTGTGCTCGTAAAAAGTGTTAACTTTTATATGCCCTTTGTGGTAGGGTCGgcctctttcttttcagaagggGGTACCACCTTCACTGCAGCAGTGACATTTTACAGCATTATCTACCCCCACTTGGATGATTGCTTGCTACCCACGTTGCCAAGTGTGAGCAGTCATACCACACAGTTCTGCCCAAATTACTCTGCCCTAAATGTCCTGTGCCACTTTCACATCTATCAGCAAGATTTTGGGGGTCTGCTTCTTTTGTGCTGCAGAAAATGGTACTTAATGTCCCTTTCCCTgtaaattttcctgtttttctagGCTATTTTGGGGTACAGGAGGACTGGCAGTCAAATAGCTTGAACTATAAATGACACTTAACTCTGGGATAGAGGGGCCgatgggagaggaaggaagcagTGAGGTATAATAATACCCAACAACAGCTGAAGCTGGCTCTGCTGATGAAAGGAAATTGTATTGCTACAGGAATATGCAGTGTGTTTAAACTCAAAGGGACCCTaaaaaagacaagcaaaaaCATCAGGCACTGTTTAAACCAGGTGAAAATTGCAGCAAATAGTACAAGAATTTCAGGGCTTTTCCTCTCCAGTGGATCCATGGTGATGAATCTGCTTCGTTGCTGCCTGAGAGATTTGTTGATGGATGTGCTCTCCCCACCACCTCATTTCAGAGAGCCTCACCTTTAAACCCTGAGTTAGCTCAGATGCTAAAAGACCATgactgaagctgcagctgcgAGTCAGGGCACTCCAGCAACCTCTTTGCAGTCAGTCACCACAGTCCCTTCTTGCTGCCAAGCAGTGCTTGGTCTCTTTTCAATTTTGGGTCCCTCAtagagctgcagctgcttggcaggggaggggagaaggagggcgTCTCTGTGATTGTGTCTGGTGACTGAGGTCCTCCAACAGGAGAGGAGCCAGGACCACCGTGAGAAGTACAAGGTGGCAGTGAGCTGAGCGAGCCACACAATTAAAACATGCACCTTAACAGAGTTGTGTGGCATAAAAACAACTGAGGCTGAAATATTGCATCCCCTGGCGCGCCTGGACAAGCCTGGAAAGGGCTGAGGCCAGTGGTAGCTGTTCGGTTACAGTGGGTTGGCAGCCTGACTGAGAGTCACAGATCCCTCCCTTGCAAGTGCTTTCTGCCAATATTTGTCAGTTTACAAACAAACATTATATTAAATCCCATCGCAGCCATAAGCTCTGACTCAGTCTTCTTGTTAATCATCATCCAAATGTGCTGCTCAGAATGGCAGAGATAACCCTGCTGCTGTAAGCAGAGATGCTACTCAGTGGAGGAAACCCAATGGTAGGGCCAAGCTCCGGCCGGATTTGGTCTTTCAGGGCAGAAGGATCTAAGGCTAAAATGTGGCCCTTCAGTGCAAGCAGATGGAGAAGCAAAAACGAAAGCCTCTCACAAATTGTGACTCCTTGTTGTCTGCCCCGCTGCTGTTAAAAATGCACCTATTATTGGACAGCCTGAACGGATATGAATAAGGCATTCTCTTCTGCAGCGGCaaacacaaagggaagaaaaaggactTTTAGAGAGCATTGACAAAGTTTggcatttctcttcttttaatcACACTGCTGGAACAAAGAACCtgccacagctctgcccagcgTCTGGTGTCCCTCCCCGTGGGTGGGCTCTGACTTGTGCCCACCTCCCCATGGCTGCTCTAGAGCTCTTCCTTCTGGAGGTCACTTTTACAACagttaacaaacaaacaaacaaacaacaacaacaacaaaaaacacaaaggaagCACAGTCTCACTGTAGTCACAGTCTCCTCCCTGGCTGGCTAGATATTTTTGGATAAGAATGTTGTCCCCATCTCCAAAATGTGTTAGAGTTCACTACCCGGGGACTTGGCAGGGCCCTGTCCAACCTCTCACCACAGAAATCCCCATTTCCTAACAGTGTGACTCAGCCAAAGTGCTCCTGGTTTTGCATCACGCTGCTGATTTGAAACTAAGCCTGCAGTACAGCCCAGTACGATCTGAGTCGCGCTGTTGTTGGGAAGCTTCACCCTGGGGCTCTCtatcaaacaaaaatacttgCACTGCTTCGGTCTCACACCATCTCCTGCTACTGCATGGCCATATCTCCACTGCCTGgcaggcggcagcagcagcagcaaaggggaTTTAAAAACGAAATTCCACATCTGCAGCTTCCATTGTCCCGTTCCCTTCCTGCCTCTGTGAGTACTGTAACCATTGcgcaaagaagaaaaaaataaccatttccttttctttattctccAACAGAAAAACAGGCCATGGAGCATGCTTGCAGTTGTGGAGACGGGAAACTCTGAGGTAACCAAATTAAATTCCATTCTTGTAATCGGGATAATAAAACCACAGTGGCCTCATCTGGACATCCCAGGAACTAAATTTCTGAACAAAAGTAGTCCCTTATCTGTTGGTGTCCTGgatgcagaaagcagaaattaatttcatgcATTCAAGTCTGGcagcagaaaaaaccaaaaaccaaaccaaccaaacaaatatcAGTAGGATTTACATGATACAGTGTAGTTCAGAACTGCTTCATGGATTAATCAAGAATGTTAGCGTGCAGGGGAAAAATATGACTCAAAACTTGCTAAAGAGCTTTGTAGTCTAACATAACAAGAGAAACTGCACTGTTAGCAATGatacaaaagacaaaaacaaaaacaaacaaccccccccccccaaaaacccaacaacaacaaaacaaaacaaaaaaccaaaaccaaaccagtaaGCTGACAAAAACGACAAGCTGTATTTTCTGATGTTCTTTAACAATGCAAATGATTATATTTGATTTTGAAGGAAACAGGATTGTCAGCgctgaaaaaaacctgtaagaTGAGTTCACAAAGACCTGGAATTTTAACGTCTATTATCTATGGGCTTTTTAATTTGCCTGCAGGTTTGGAGTCTCTAGAATACACTTGGGaaacattttcaagtttttctctGCAACCAGGTGGAGAGGTTGGACAGTTGCAATGTTTTTGAATAAAAGCTGAGATCATCACATAATTACTTTTCCATAAGATTTGAGCCTTCAATAAAATATCAGATAGCATCAGGCTTTTAATGAAACCATAGCCATCCTGACACATTGAATTTAAGTTTTGCTTTCCTGCAAAACCAAATTCTGTTGCTGTCTTTTAAATCAGTGAGCATACAAAAGATACTTATAGTTTCATCAGCATGTACCTATAGGTTCATAGTTGATTTTGAAGCAAATTTCATGTTCTCTGTGGAGTCAAGATCTTGTATAGTTCCTCTGGCTcagctatattaaaaaaattattaatgtaaCAAGGAATAGTTTAAATCTTTAATAAGAGCCTTTTCTAAAGTGCTAGGAAGTTCGATCTGTACTCTTTTGggagaaattttctttttcattcattatCTAGGTGTTATAATGAACACCTTGCTAAATGAGGATGCGGAAACTACCTAACCCTTCCTGTGACAGGAAGGATGCTTTGGCTAAAAAGAGGTTACTTGTTTTAAGTTCAGAAGAACTCAACAATCTGGCTGGAGAAATATCCACTACAATACAATTGCAGCTACTGAACCATCTTCTCTGGtgctgtttctttcctctgaagtaaataaaaggtttttaaagTGTCAGTGCCATGCAGACTGCCAAAGATATCTTCTGGTCTCAGTgccaaggaagaaaattttgtaGGTTTTTAACTACTTTGTAGTGGTTTGTTGATCTTGCAGCTATTATGAAATACTAAGTCAAATTTCAAAGGTAATCTGAGATTTATGAGATGTGACACAAGACAGGAACAATTCTTAAGGCAATTTCAGATTTCctgttaatttgtttttaattatggTGTTGTTAACAGCCTTTAATGCCTGTGTGTCCCTGGAGCTTTCCTGGAATGTTTTATTAAGGTCCCATGTAGAGCTGCTGGATCACCTGATCCATGAAGAATTGGACCCGAAGGTGAATGCCTGTGTAGGGGCTCATTTAAAAAGAGCTTTGGCAAAGTTTTTCTGCAGACCTCTTGACAGAAGACAAGCTCAAGCTATCATTAGTATGGAATAAAAAGAGACAGATTTGGTTCTGTGTGTACATGTAGACTAGAAATGATAGGCTTGATTTCTCCTGGTAGTCAGCGGCCAGAAGTGACTCTCTTGTTACATGGAACTACAGGaagttgcatttcttttctgcaaactTGCAGtagtattttgaaatttcacAAAATGCATAAATGACTGGTTGGTCAGCTCCTATTTCTGCCACAATTTCCCTGTGTGCACACAAGTCAAATAGCTGGTCTGTCTGGCTATATCAAACAGAGGCAACCCATGATCCTGCACCACGGTATCACCCGTGTCCTTTGGGGCACCAGTTCATCCCATGCCCACAATAGTTCTCTTGGTCACTGCCAGAAACCGCTTGCTTTAAGTGCTTGCCCACTCCTCTGCAGGGAGTTTAGCACATGGACGTGCCCCAGGGCACACCACTGTCTCACAGGAATACACCCGGAACCCTATCCTGCTTTATTTAGTCATCTGCACTCAGTCTCTGtgtctcagccttctcttccttttcaggACGGTGTGGTGACAGATTCGACACCATTTATAGATGTATTTGTAGTCATTACATGGAGAATCCCGATGTAGTATAGAAGGCATTCACTGTTCTATTATTATTCATCACTACGTTTATGAACAGTCACATCTACATTCATAAACACCCATAAAATACCCTGTACCTGCCTGTTAGCAATATGGATGTTTGCAAATGTTACTTGTGGTCTGTGCCTTCCAAATCAAATTGAATAGATTTTGCAAACTGGATGATGTTTTAGTGTAACTGCTGCCACATCATGTCTGCCGCAGGTACTCTTTTTTCACAGAGCTCTTGAAGGTCATTCTGttacattttgcatttgtcctgagaaagaaaagagcaattcttggaaagcagaagaaagagccTGAATTCTCTTTGCATAAATCCAATGTGATCTAAAAAGAGCTGTTTCCTGGCCTGTCTCACAGAAGGAATCAAATCATCTAAATGTCCATTACATGCCTACTCTGTTGGCTTTCATGCATAATGCATCAAtacttttctatttcctttctttctctttctttctttctttctttctttctttctttctttctttctttctttctctttctttctctctctctctctttctctctttctctctttccttctctcactctttctttctctctttccctctctttcttctctttctccttccttccttccttccttccttccttccttccttccttccttccttccttccttccttccttccttccttccttccttccttctttccttccttccttccttcttcctgtcTTTCTTTTGGACTACAACTTCTCACAGACTTATTTCAGTGCCCAGAGCTGATTCTGTTGAGCTGCCTGTGGTGTACAACCCCCAGCTCTCTGAAGGATCCTGTCACCAGAGACTACACGTCACTCTGGGATGAGGGAACATCCCCACCTCTCCTAAAGCTGTTGCTCAGAttagcagggtttttttttttctaaacatctGTGGGTGCATAGAGTCTAAAAATAAGCATGACTCTATGGTCTGCTGGCAGAACTCCCAGTCCCTCCTCCAAATACTGTTtaagtattttgcatttagcGGGTCACTGCAGTTACCTACTTTTCCGGAATCTGAAAATCCGTGCtctgttctgaaaacaaaaggcagagaTGACCCTGAGGGTCCTGAGAAGAGACGAGCATTTCCATGGGGATCCTAGGTGTAGTATCTGTAGTTAGAGACAGATGGGATTTAAGTTAGACTATTAATACACCATTATCTAATAAGAGTCTTACAGACTCTCCCTGCTCAATCTGCCAATATGCTAATTTTGGtagactgtttttaaaataagtgattCTCTCCAGGCATTGTTAATGTCAGTGTGTCTGTGTCCTGGCTCCATGGGTTTCTGCATGCCACAGTAAAGACCAGGCGACTGAACATGATATATCGCAAACTTTATTACTGCTGTGCCGATACTCCTCTTTTTATTCTAATTATTTAAGTATgctggaaaatgctgttttgtcATAAAGTCTTAAAGGACAAAACCAGGGGTAAGTTGTAaacttatttcagaaataaaatcaaacaccAAATGATCCAGTTTTTCATGCCtgattttgtgtttaaaataaatgcatgctTCTCCAATTGAAAGCACAAGCCCTTTTTATCTTAGTCCTCATGAAATTTGGCAAATCAGTACTGTAAATTAATGTGACCCAGTGTGGAGGCGTTTAGGTATTTCCATGCAGAGTCCATTACAATAATGATTGCAGAAAAAGAACTTAGGAAATAATTCAATCAAAGCTACTGTGGAGCCTTAATCCCAGATTCATGACTCTTACACAAATTTTACTGATATAAGAAGAAAGTCTGCATTTACCTTCATATGCCTGATAAATGATAAGACAGAATCTAATTAAAACTCCCTAAAACACATACCAGTTTCACAGTTGGGGATTTATCAGAGACATCATCAAACAAAAGGGCAGACATCCCTCTAGACATTTGAAAATTCAATGCTGACAATTAATAGCTTGACTTTTAAATTTCCAGGCTCTAACTTAAAGAAACATATGGAATGCTTAGCTTCAAAGGGCTTGaatgaacaaataaaacttCTCAAGCAATCAGCAAAGCAATGCGTCTAGATATCATTGGTATGACAATGATATTTGAAATTCTATGAAATAATAGGGGTCACTGTATGGTCAAGCAAAAGCTGGTGAGATCTGAGTCAAGTTGCTGTTAAGGGGAGGTAAGCACATCACACAGAGCACAGCCTGGAGGCAGAAGGTACAGCCCAATAGGTgaaaaaagcacatgaaaaacaacttacatttttaaaaaataccttaaCAGTAACAAAATAGGGGaaatcaaagggaaaataaagatcTTAGGGCTCAAGTACAGTCAACAGAAAAAAGGAGACGAAAGACGCACCCATAATCATAGTCTCTCTTATCTTAGAACCCCTAATGAGCAACTTCCCAATAGAGAGAATCAAACATTATTCTGTTCTGTACCTGAATAACACAAGAGATTCATTGTGGTGTACAACTGTTGGGTTTCAGCACTTACTGGACTGTGTGAAGACAAGATATTGCAGTTAATGATTCCACCTGAGGTGGAATGATGGCACATTTGGCAGCTGTGGGGGTAAGTGGAAGGTGAGCACTGATACTCTGATGTGTGGCCAGGGCAGCCAACAAGGAAAGCTTtttcaaaaaggtggaaaaagaTGTGTGGTTCAAAAGGAATGCAAATGGCaatacagaaatttaaaaatgaaatttaaacagGAGGTTGGATTGTGGTGAGCAGGttggaatgttttatttttaatcttatcTTTCTGGACCGGGGAAGATGACAAGCAGTATTTGCAGAGGATTTGAGACAACAGTGCCAACCTGTGCATTTGTCATGAAAATTTACTACACACAGAGCTCAATAAACTGATGAAAGGCATTCTACGATGCGGTTGCCTGTGAGATCCGGAGACCAGACATGGTGACCCATATTGTTTTTTCCCATGCTGTAGTCTTAAATCTGACCTCCCCTCCTTCTGTCTTCAACTCCCCTGCATGTGCAAAATTCAGGAGCCTCGGTTCACAGGCCATTGCATTCACATTATCTTTGGTGCTGATCCACACGTTTTCTGCCTCACTGCATTTCACTTTTAGTTTATTGGATTTGAACAAATGTAGGCAATCAGAGGAAAATGCAATTAGAACAGAGTTACAGCCAGTTGTTTTCCAAGTGATAAGAAATCTTATCTGCAGCCAGGGATAGGTGCAGACATAACCTGGGCTGGTGGGCTCAGAGCAACGTGCTGGCAGATGTGCTTAGCAGAGGGTTACactctctttccctccctcaTCCATGGAAATGGATTCAAGTTTTCCAAGGTTAATGAACTTTGTTAAGCCATTTCGTGAGTCCAGGCTGAATGCACAATGCCTTATCAATGTCTTAATTGAGTCAGTTTGGCAATCTAAAAATGAATATGCATGCACAATCTTCATGAGGTATATTTAACCAGCAGCCTGGAAACCACCAGCGCTCTAAGGGTTTAGTTACATAACTTTTTAGGAATACAGACTTTGCAGCCTCCCTTTAAAAGCCACTGGTGGAATGgagcagcaataaaaatatttcttagtatgctgcttttcctttcccctcaaaTGATGGTGTCATAATGCTGGAGTAATATTAGGTAATATATGATGACAAAGGAACAGTGATCTTCCCCCACTGATAAGGCAGAGGGAGTATTTGTTTGCAGCCACCTGCTCTTGAACTTCCCTAACTGTACTTTTTCACTGTATTAGTCTGGAGCAAACTATGTGCAATACGAGTGGAAAAGAGCTAAGTGCTCTTCCTTGGGTGTAAACCGATATGGAAACACTGAACATGCCCTGCTACCTGACATAAATATTGATCTAAAAATACACCActttccccccaaaccctcacttCACATCATAAATGAAGCATAAGCAGACCCTAGAAAGATTGAAGCAGAACGTCTACTGAATTTATGATTAATAAGCATGTCAAGTTTTATAACAGCATCCTTATGTGGACACAGCTAATGGCCTCAACATCGCTTCTAGAATCAAAATTGAATGGTTGAGCAGACTTAGCCTCAGGAAGGCCCACGGTGATAAGAGAACCATCAGAGAAAATAGGTGTACGCATTTTTCAACCTgtcaagtgaaaaaaatcacagatgatGATAAGTCAAGGATATGCCCTCTCATATATGAGTTGTACGAATGTTTGTGCTGAACAAAGCTGCCTCCTAAACAACAGGGAAAAGGTGAATGTAAGCAACAGAAAGCCGCGTGATTTTCCCGTAAATTACACTCACCCAAGAGCAATAATTACTCTGAATCAGCATTTAAACAGGGAGCGAGTTATTTTGTGCTGCTCAGAGCTGTTGTAAATTGCTTACCCTGTTAAAAAGGTGGGGAGAAGGAAGCACACAGGTAAGTGCAGCGAAACGGGGCCCAAAAATTTGGACAGAGAAACACATAGATTTAAGAATTATGTAGAATTTTTGGGAAGATTTCCCTGGGCTCTAGGAACTGAGCCAGGCTGTAGCTGCTGAGGATTAGGAAACTAAACTGGAGGACAGCCCAAGGACCTGCCAATCTGTTGTAAGTTTGCCTTTCTCTGAGGCACCTGCTGCTGTCTTGCTGCTTAAGACAGAACTGGAAGGATTCTGCACCAGCCAGGCCTCATACAGAAAGACCCAGAagccaaactttttttttaattagcaaaaCTATGAGTACAAGTATGGACATGGGTAAGATGGAAAGCACTAGATATGGCATGTTGTCTTTTAATATTGATAAATCACTGATGTACTCCTGGATCGGTCTTCTGGGAAGGACAATAATCGACTAGTTAAAGATGTTATTTGTGTCAGCCCAAACTCTCCCCAgtaaatctcattaaaaaatcTTAGCTATTACTATAATGCTTACATGCTTTATTAGTTTTCAGATAAATGCTTtgaataataaacaaaaatgctGGAAAGGTAGAAGTCATAAATTAAGTGGAATTCTCCATTAGCAGCAGTATACAACCATAACATGTCCTTGCAGAAGTGGTATCCGGATAACTTATTGAACTATGTAGGCAATC encodes:
- the LRRC30 gene encoding leucine-rich repeat-containing protein 30, producing MGTEHSKNEARSSMVFLRKGPKLPAWEDALLSGKEPKSLLKRGLRYVSLSLIMKGMTSTPDFLWGLPEVQKLNLSRNQLVMIPPSLGKLDRLVVLNLGGNCLKCLPKEIGLLRNLKVLFANMNCLKEVPSELSLCRKLEVLSLSHNCISQLPLSFTDLTSLRKLNLSNNCFVQIPLCIFALRSLDFLHLGSNRLENIAESVQYLVNLQIFIVENNNIRTLPRSLCFITTLELLNVDYNAIQTLPDDLYLLRRLPRIAWNPMDKGLHIAHNPLSRPLPEVVEGGLDVLFNYLREKKEHN